The following proteins come from a genomic window of Trifolium pratense cultivar HEN17-A07 linkage group LG4, ARS_RC_1.1, whole genome shotgun sequence:
- the LOC123921191 gene encoding putative pentatricopeptide repeat-containing protein At3g15930 isoform X2, translated as MATKHAISLGIRSNECLKSLLSSCKSMQQALQIHAHIIVTGRNNNLFLSTNLFSVYASQSLHHSRILFSQITNPDVFLWNAIIKAYSLTLHSPPPQHPFSLFKSMLSSSISPDSFTFPFLLKSCANLLISSTPQLGFQVHCHVVRNGFDSDVFVKNALLNFYCVFGDVDNAYKVFEESPVRDCVSYNTMINGFVRAGVLSCCFRVFVEMSRFCIRPDEYTFVALLSGCSLLEAYRIGRQVHGLIYRILGNFGENVLLVNKLVDMYAKCGYLDMAERVVRGVKVGKGVVEAWTSLVSAYALRGEVEVARRLFDQMGERDVVSWTAMISGYSHAGCFQEALELFVQLEGLGMKPDDVAVVAALSACARLGALELGKRIHCQYAGKNWTCGPNRWFTSAVVDMYAKCGSIDTALDVFRKTSDDMKTTFLYNSIISGLAHHGLGEYAIILFEEMGLLGLKPDRITFVAVLSACGHCGLLDVGKKLFESMSTVYGVNPEMEHYGCIIDLLGRAGCLDEAYRLILKMPFRANAVIWRALLSSCKVHGDVALARLASLELLELQYDHGAGYVMLSNMLADMDQHDEAAGLRKEIDNVGIQKPPGWSYVEMNGTLHKFVAGDKSHPEAKTTELMLRDINTGLKYIGQISASKMVFDIN; from the coding sequence ATGGCGACAAAACATGCAATATCATTAGGGATTCGAAGCAACGAATGTTTAAAATCACTGTTATCATCATGCAAATCCATGCAACAAGCACTTCAAATCCACGCTCACATCATAGTAACTGGTCGCAACAACAATCTCTTCCTCTCCACCAATCTCTTCTCCGTTTACGCCTCACAATCTTTACACCATTCTCGTATTCTCTTCTCCCAAATCACCAACCCTGATGTTTTCCTATGGAACGCCATTATCAAAGCTTACTCTCTCACCCTTCATTCTCCACCACCTCAACACCCTTTTTCTCTCTTCAAATCAATGTTGTCTTCTTCTATATCCCCTGATTCGTTTACTTTCCCTTTTTTACTCAAATCATGTGCTAACTTGTTGATTAGTAGTACTCCCCAGCTTGGTTTTCAGGTTCATTGTCATGTTGTGAGAAATGGGTTTGATTCAGATGTTTTTGTTAAGAATGctcttttgaatttttattgtgtttttgGTGATGTTGATAATGCATATAAGGTGTTTGAAGAAAGTCCTGTTAGAGATTGTGTTTCGTATAATACAATGATTAATGGGTTTGTGCGTGCGGGGGTTTTGAGTTGTTGTTTTCGGGTTTTCGTGGAGATGAGTAGGTTTTGTATTCGGCCGGATGAGTACACTTTTGTTGCTTTGTTGTCTGGTTGTTCGTTGTTGGAGGCTTATAGGATTGGGAGGCAAGTGCATGGGTTGATTTATAGGATATTGGGTAATTTTGGGGAGAATGTTTTGTTGGTGAATAAACTTGTTGATATGTATGCAAAATGTGGGTACTTGGATATGGCTGAGAGGGTTGTGAGAGGAGTAAAAGTTGGGAAGGGTGTTGTTGAGGCTTGGACTTCTTTGGTGAGTGCATATGCTTTGCGAGGAGAAGTTGAGGTGGCTAGAAGATTGTTTGACCAAATGGGTGAAAGAGATGTGGTTTCTTGGACTGCCATGATTAGTGGTTACTCTCATGCTGGATGTTTTCAAGAAGCGTTGGAATTGTTTGTGCAGTTGGAAGGTTTGGGGATGAAACCGGATGATGTTGCGGTGGTTGCTGCTCTTTCTGCGTGTGCACGGCTAGGCGCTCTTGAGTTGGGGAAAAGGATTCACTGTCAATATGCTGGCAAGAATTGGACATGTGGTCCAAATAGATGGTTCACTTCTGCTGTTGTTGATATGTATGCCAAATGTGGAAGCATTGACACTGCTTTAGATGTGTTCCGTAAAACAAGTGATGATATGAAAACTACTTTTCTGTATAATTCCATTATATCTGGTCTTGCTCATCACGGCCTTGGTGAATAtgctataattttatttgaagaaaTGGGGTTATTAGGATTAAAACCGGACAGGATCACATTTGTAGCAGTTTTAAGCGCTTGTGGACATTGTGGTTTGCTTGATGTTGGCAAGAAGCTATTTGAGTCCATGTCAACTGTCTATGGTGTTAACCCCGAAATGGAGCATTATGGTTGTATAATTGACCTTCTTGGAAGGGCCGGTTGTCTGGATGAGGCGTATCGTTTGATTCTAAAGATGCCATTTAGGGCCAATGCTGTAATTTGGAGAGCGCTGTTAAGTTCTTGTAAAGTACATGGAGATGTTGCATTGGCTAGACTTGCCAGCTTGGAGCTTCTTGAGTTGCAGTATGATCATGGTGCCGGTTATGTAATGTTATCTAACATGCTAGCTGACATGGATCAGCATGACGAAGCTGCAGGTTTAAGAAAAGAAATAGACAATGTTGGCATACAGAAGCCACCCGGTTGGAGCTATGTGGAGATGAATGGAACTCTTCACAAGTTTGTGGCAGGTGATAAGTCTCACCCAGAAGCCAAAACCACTGAGCTGATGCTTAGGGACATTAATACAGGACTCAAATATATTGGCCAGATTAGTGCATCAAAAATGGTGTTTGATATAAATTAA
- the LOC123921191 gene encoding uncharacterized protein LOC123921191 isoform X1 produces MGPKYKLVKILNALDAEDKMEMGLCFICDKPLNFEHQLWHHKNIQVVMKDEEEESESEYEALWKQVDGLVANNTEEPHKEQHEEVKPESEVVTQNLSRIDGSRVYTGPHEEEAMQLNSGTLALTTVSQKSQPLADSVLFLSYSPFDDNAEKSQGQAKMVADAGLETNTKMEHLDTNSSILGNRHDTHCVLPISIPAIIPPPEPPDRVVIPMLSLNLFLPVTTTKHFVSIAPACVYSFSLFQNSCQLFDEKPQWHNSEYSQWLSSLPPPELPKTSHRDSTTCESPLQSSASLAPTCTMKLPWFWVKELRIADPILDWEKLKHAIFERLLFHTPPNDNSNATETLTLPPPMTPDQDFQRTKAIVKVFHYYFLIEGYASNFVWGYYDEIVKRLFRTMWINLLNCWGTNLFLNCVYHNSVDEIDGSFQMLDEMLECHICVGNAVFSMCTNYQSEGVSLDFSKGLHLIWMAPDCYTLCNMLLLCSLEFLNFGRQTPFVVKFPMTISLLMNGRWAERELQNNLLEEDWLFIKITSFSCFWPKLFFVWGMRKSFREICSYFSCDGNITLTELVEEPHAIVLLFLLLLQKFGTLNGSFFIPPIRNVWFLSSTLVKLCCITQYPAGDILSTQIYSMMKDYAITIDGWSKAYEDVTLSYHFLLNNHFELHNLKGTVLENMLKEAWVKALGEYKSFRGFGEIVSVSHLAFLNTVRWPKFGALVQAVYIATISDYRHANLVEDVALIVNMMVQSYAVANFWKEDKLDNEKNMLTHVYNSLAWKLCVAPLYASFYNLTKDFLLIFQHTMLVIVLHRKMICKGNFRAPKVLSKLKD; encoded by the coding sequence ATGGGTCCAAAATACAAATTGGTGAAAATTTTGAATGCACTTGATGCGGAAGACAAGATGGAAATGGGTTTATGCTTCATATGTGATAAACCTCTTAACTTTGAACATCAATTGTGgcatcataaaaatattcaGGTAGTAatgaaagatgaagaagaagaatctgAATCGGAATATGAAGCTCTCTGGAAGCAGGTGGATGGCCTTGTAGCAAACAACACCGAAGAACCACACAAAGAACAACACGAGGAAGTGAAACCAGAAAGTGAAGTTGTCACGCAGAATTTAAGTAGAATTGATGGGTCAAGGGTTTACACAGGGCCACATGAAGAGGAAGCTATGCAACTTAATAGTGGCACCCTAGCCTTAACCACAGTTTCGCAAAAATCTCAACCCCTCGCCGATTCTGTTCTTTTTCTCTCATATTCTCCATTCGATGACAATGCAGAGAAATCGCAGGGTCAAGCAAAAATGGTCGCAGATGCTGGATTGGAAACCAACACGAAGATGGAGCATCTCGACACCAACTCTTCTATCCTAGGCAATCGTCATGACACCCACTGTGTTCTCCCTATTTCGATTCCGGCAATAATTCCGCCACCGGAACCACCCGATAGGGTTGTCATTCCAATGCTATCACTCAATTTGTTTTTGCCGGTTACCACCACAAAGCATTTTGTATCAATCGCACCTGCATGTGTGTATTCATTTTCATTGTTTCAAAATTCCTGCCAACTGTTTGATGAAAAGCCACAGTGGCACAACTCTGAATATTCACAATGGCTATCTAGTCTTCCACCGCCGGAACTACCAAAGACAAGCCACCGAGATTCGACGACGTGTGAAAGTCCATTGCAGTCTTCGGCAAGCCTCGCACCAACATGTACGATGAAACTGCCATGGTTTTGGGTAAAGGAGTTGAGAATTGCAGACCCAATATTGGACTGGGAAAAGCTTAAACATGCCATATTTGAAAGGTTGCTGTTTCACACACCACCGAACGACAATTCTAATGCCACGGAGACTCTGACATTACCGCCGCCAATGACACCAGATCAAGATTTTCAGAGGACAAAAGCCATAGTCAAggtttttcactactatttccTTATTGAAGGTTATGCTTCTAATTTTGTTTGGGGGTATTATGATGAAATCGTAAAGAGGCTTTTCAGGACAATGTGGATTAATCTACTTAATTGTTGGGgaacaaatttgtttttaaattgtgTTTATCATAATTCAGTTGATGAAATTGATGGTTCCTTCCAAATGTTGGATGAAATGCTAGAGTGTCACATATGTGTTGGGAATGCCGTCTTTAGCATGTGCACAAATTATCAGTCTGAAGGTGTTTCTCTTGATTTTTCCAAAGGCCTACATTTGATATGGATGGCGCCTGATTGTTACACCTTATGCAACATGTTGCTTTTGTGTTCTTTGGAGTTTTTAAATTTTGGAAGGCAAACTCCTTTTGTGGTAAAGTTTCCGATGACTATATCCTTATTGATGAATGGTAGGTGGGCTGAAAGAGAATTACAAAACAATTTATTGGAGGAGGATTGGTTGTTCATTAAGATCACTTCATTCTCTTGTTTTTGGCCTAAACTGTTCTTTGTTTGGGGAATGAGAAAATCCTTTAGAGaaatttgttcatatttttcatgtgatgGAAACATCACCTTAACAGAGCTAGTAGAGGAACCCCATGCAATTGTCTTACTCTTTCTATTATTATTGCAAAAATTTGGAACACTCAATGGCAGTTTCTTTATTCCCCCAATAAGGAATGTTTGGTTCCTAAGCAGCACACTAGTAAAACTTTGTTGCATCACACAATACCCTGCTGGGGATATTCTTAGTACTCAAATATATAGCATGATGAAGGACTATGCTATAACAATTGATGGTTGGTCAAAAGCCTATGAAGATGTCACTTTGTCATACCATTTTCTGTTGAATAATCACTTTGAGTTACACAATTTGAAGGGTACTGTACTTGAAAATATGTTGAAAGAAGCTTGGGTAAAAGCACTTGGAGAATATAAGTCCTTTAGGGGTTTTGGAGAAATTGTTTCTGTGTCACATCTAGCCTTTTTAAACACTGTGAGATGGCCAAAATTTGGTGCACTAGTCCAAGCTGTCTATATTGCAACCATTTCAGATTACAGACATGCAAATTTAGTTGAAGATGTTGCTCTGATTGTTAATATGATGGTGCAAAGTTATGCAGTAGCAAACTTTTGGAAAGAGGATAAGTTGGATAATGAGAAAAACATGTTGACTCATGTCTACAATTCTCTTGCTTGGAAATTATGTGTAGCACCACTTTATGCTTCTTTCTACAATTTAACTAAGGATTTTTTGCTAATATTTCAACACACAATGTTGGTAATTGTTTTACATAGGAAGATGATCTGCAAGGGTAATTTTCGTGCTCCTAAAGTTTTATCCAAGTTGAAGGATTGA
- the LOC123921193 gene encoding probable rhamnogalacturonate lyase C → MMMMNVLSKKNKNVMLFWWLGMIVQLCFLLCGCSEKTSLRGSSKIINGMRSTSIVKLNTEEDQKQLVVDNGIVSVTLSRPEGYILGISYNGIDNILESKLEEQDRGYFDVVWNEPEKVGNFQRVHGTNFSVIAADENMVELSFLRSWTSSMMGKDVPINIDKRYIFRSGDSGFYSYVIFDRPEGMPAAEVDQIRYVYKLDEDRFKYMALSDTRQRSMPSMKDRDTGQVLAYKEAVLLTKPSNPEFRGEVDDKYQYSCENTDNTVHGWISFDSSDAPPIGFWMITPSNEFRNGGPNKQDLTSHVGPYTLSMFVSTHYAGKEVTMAFQDGETYKKVFGPVFVYLNTDSKENDKLSLWSDAVQQLSKEVQSWPYDFVQSQDYFPPNQRGAVFGRLLVQDRYFKGGRFQCTNAYLGLALPGDAGSWQRESKGYQFWTQANAKGYFKINNVVPGDYNLYGWVPGFIGDYKYNATITITPGGIINLSSLVYNPPRNGPTIWEIGIPDRLASEFHVPDPYPSLMNKLYVEQRKDKFRQYGLWERYTDMYPDDDLVYTVGVNKNRDWFYAQVTRSTENKTYEPTTWQIVFDHQHDIISGNYTLQLALASAADADLQVRFNDPSIYPPHFATGHIGGDNAIARHGIHGLYWLFTIDVPSNLLVKGQNIIYLRQSKAINQFQGVMYDYIRLEHPPTT, encoded by the exons atgatgatgatgaatgtgTTGAGTAAGAAGAACAAAAATGTTATGTTGTTTTGGTGGCTTGGAATGATTGTGCAACTATGTTTCTTGCTATGTGGTTGTTCTGAGAAAACTTCATTaag AGGAAGTTCAAAGATTATTAATGGCATGAGATCAACATCTATAGTCAAGCTAAATACAGAAGAAGACCAAAAGCAG TTGGTTGTTGATAATGGCATTGTTTCTGTGACATTATCAAGACCCGAGGGGTACATCCTTGGAATATCGTATAATGGAATTGACAATATTCTTGAATCTAAACTCGAAGAACAAGATAGAGG GTACTTCGACGTTGTTTGGAATGAACCAGAAAAGGTTGGTAATTTCCAGAG AGTCCATGGAACAAACTTTTCAGTTATAGCAGCTGATGAGAATATGGTGGAGCTTTCATTTTTAAGATCATGGACATCTTCCATGATGGGCAAGGATGTCCCAATAAACATAGACAAAAG ATACATTTTCAGAAGTGGTGATTCTGGGTTTTATTCATACGTAATCTTCGATCGCCCGGAAGGAATGCCCGCAGCTGAGGTTGATCAAATTAGATATGTTTACAAACTCGATGAAGACAG ATTCAAGTACATGGCATTATCTGATACAAGGCAAAGAAGCATGCCATCAATGAAAGATAGAGATACAGGTCAAGTCCTAGCTTACAAAGAAGCAGTTCTATTAACTAAACCAAGTAACCCAGAATTTAGAGGAGAG GTGGATGATAAATATCAATACTCATGTGAGAACACAGATAACACTGTTCATGGATGGATTAGTTTTGATTCTTCTGATGCACCCCCCATTGGATTTTGGATGATAACACCAAGTAATGAGTTTCGCAATGGTGGGcccaataagcaagatcttACTTCTCATGTTGGGCCCTACACACTCTCG ATGTTTGTGAGCACCCACTATGCTGGCAAGGAAGTAACCATGGCATTTCAAGATGGAGAGACTTATAAAAAGGTTTTTGGTCCTGTATTTGTCTACCTTAACACGGATTCAAAAGAGAATGATAAACTATCTCTCTGGTCAGATGCTGTACAACAG TTGTCAAAGGAAGTCCAAAGTTGGCCTTATGATTTTGTTCAATCACAAGATTACTTTCCACCTAATCAAAGGGGAGCTGTATTTGGAAGATTATTAGTCCAAGATAG GTACTTCAAAGGAGGAAGATTTCAATGTACAAATGCTTATTTGGGTCTAGCTTTGCCTGGAGATGCAGGATCATGGCAGAGAGAAAGCAAG GGCTATCAATTCTGGACTCAAGCTAATGCCAAAggatactttaaaataaataatgttgtGCCAGGTGATTATAATTTGTATGGGTGGGTCCCTGGATTTATTGGTGATTACAAATATAATGCTACAATCACCATCACCCCAG GAGGAATCATAAACTTAAGTTCACTTGTATATAATCCTCCAAGAAATGGACCAACCATTTGGGAAATTGGGATCCCAGATCGTTTAGCTTCGGAATTTCATGTACCTGATCCGTACCCTAGTCTCATGAACAAATTATACGTCGAACAACGCAAAGACAA GTTTAGACAATACGGATTGTGGGAACGTTACACTGATATGTATCCAGATGATGATCTTGTTTACACTGTGGGTGTTAACAAGAATAGGGATTGGTTTTATGCTCAAGTCACAag AAGCACAGAAAATAAGACATATGAGCCAACAACATGGCAGATTGTATTTGATCATCAACATGACATAATCAGTGGAAACTACACACTACAACTAGCCTTAGCTAGTGCTGCTGATGCTGACCTACAG GTTCGGTTCAATGACCCTAGCATATATCCACCGCACTTTGCGACAGGGCACATAGGAGGAGACAATGCCATAGCAAGGCATGGAATTCATGGATTGTATTGGTTGTTCACCATTGATGTACCAAGTAATCTTCTTGTGAAAGGACAGAACATCATCTATCTGAGACAATCAAAAGCCATTAACCAATTTCAAGGAGTTATGTATGATTATATCCGTTTAGAACATCCACCAACAACTTGA